GCAACCTAGCCTTTTAAAACGGACGTCATATAATAAAAACATTAATATTACAAACAATGTTGGAGACAAAACACACAGGATGTGACTAAAATATGTTAAAATATAAACAGatccacatttttttttttaactattcAGGTTTTAGAGCGAGAAATTCTCTCCGGACATTTGCAAGGAAGGCAGAGAAGTTGTTGGTCTCCTGGAGTCTCTGCTCCAAGTGAGCCATGCAGTCCAGTGGTGGGTCACTAGACACAACTGTGGACCAAAAATATGGTTATGTGACATTTCCAACCATTCATGATAACACTCCTAGTTTCCAAAACCAtttgttactgttctgttctatttaCTGTACTCACTCTGGTATAATCCTCCTTCGCTGATCCTCAGCATGAAGGTGTATACACATTCCGAGTCTTTTTGGTTGATGTCTCGGAAGATAAACTGCAATTTCTCTCCTTGAATAAAATAATAACAATTCCTTTTAATTCTGTGGTTTAACACTTGGTCAACACTAAAATGTTCAAACGGTAAAATATTACTGCCATTGCCAACAGACTTATTCCAGATTTACCGTGAATTTTTCTAATTTCCAATCCCAGCCGACTCTGAAACACCTGCTTGGCTTTGTTAAGATTTTTCAGTCTGTCCTTGTTGGCTTTGTTTTGGGACACAATCACTTAAAAGAAAGGGAAAAACAAGGGGACATGTTTGTTTTGGATACTAATCTATTTTAGAACAATGAATAGATGTTTGCGAAGGACAAAATCTATTTTCCATTTACTGAAAATAGCCTACATTCTTTTTTCTTGGCTTGTTCCACTCGGATCATCTCAATCTTTTCAATGATCTTGCTTTTCTGTTCGTTCTTCCCTTCCACTTCAGACAGTCTCTTCGCAATGGCATTTCTCTTCTCCACCAATGAGACATTTTTATTTTCCAAGTCTGGGGGTAGGGGGGACATGGTCTTCAATAATAAAGTATGAGTAGGCCAGTGCCAAGGTTAAGGTCAAACACTTCACAGGATGTCATGTCCGGCACAATCTTACCTGTTTTGTATGAGTCTATCGTTTCAAATATTATTTCATCATCCTTGGATTTCTTTGAACACGTATCtgcagaaagagaagggagattATTATAGCTGTGAATAGACACATTTTAAGCATCCTTGACTCAGTAATCATGACGACAGCATCCAACTCATACCGAGAACAGATCTGACGGTCTTTCGGTGGGTTTGAACCCAATCCACGCCGGTCTCCGTCATCTCGGCCGTTCCCTGAAAAAGCATTTTGTTGCGAATGTCTTCCATTGTGCTACTAAACCAATTCCCAATGTTTGCATCTGTAATGCAGTTCATGATGATCTAGGTGACGGAAATACAAAACACTGATTAGGTCAGTCAACATTTTGGCAAAATACAGGATGGTTTGTTAAACGGGCAATCTGCAATTCAAAAAACAACGTGACACCactccactgttttggtaaaccgctgagggatggggctggattTGTTTTACCACTTCCAAATTCATAGGCAGAACTATGCATACATACAAGGGCTAACAATTttttgaggctatacacagtGTGTTCCCAAAGTAGTTTATATTTTGGGGTTCTAATGGAGTTGAATTAAGTTGAATTAAGCTCAAGGCATGTAtaggttatattcttcaagaatcaaatcaaagtttatttgtcacatgcaccgaatacaacagtgaaatgctaacttacaagcacttaaccaacaatgcaggtttaagaaaaataagtgttaagtaaaataCAGACAAGTAAAACAAAAAAtgtataacaaataattaaagagaagcagtaaaataataatagcgaggctatatacggaGTCAATGCACCGGTTAGTCAaagtaatgtgtacatgtaggtagaattaaagtgactatgcatagataataaacagagtagcagcagcgtaaaagaggtggGGGGgaagcaatgcaaatagtctgggtagctatttgattagctgttcaggagtcttatggcttgggggtagaagccgtttggacctagacatggcacttcggtaccgcttgccagtctatgactagggtggcttggGTCTTCAacaatttttagagccttcctctgacaacgcctggtgtagaggtcctggatggcaggaagcttggtcccagtgatgtactgggttgtacgcactaccctctgcagtgccttgcggtcagaggctgagcagttggcataccaggcagtgatgcaaccagtcaggatactctcgatggtgcagctgcagaatttgaggatctcaggacacatgcccaatcttttcagtctcctgaggagaaATAgcctttgtcgtgccctcttcacaactttcttggtgtgcttggaccatgttagcttgttggtgatgtggacaccaaggaacttgaagccctcaacctgctccactacagcctgtcgatgagaatggggcggTGCTCGGTCctccatctcctttgtcttgatcacgttgagggagaggttgttgtcccggcaccacacggccaggtctctgaccttttCCCTAAAGGCTGTCTCATCGTGTCGGTGATCCGGTCTACCACTGCTGTGTCATCAGCtaacttgatggtgttggagtcgtgctggccatgcagtcatgagtgaacaaggagtacaggagggggctgagcacgcacccgagggaccccagtgttgaggatcattgtggctgatgtgttgttccctacctgggggcgacccgtcaggaagtccaggattcagttgcagagggaggtgttcagtcccagggtccttagcttagtgatgagctttgaggccactagggtgttgaacgctgagctgtagtcaatgaatagcattctctgataggtgttccttttgtccaggtaggaaagggcaTTAGAAGGTTTAGCCCACATTTCCCTAGGTGTCTATGAATATTAGAAGGTTTAGCCCACATTTCCCTAGGTGTCTATGAATATTAGAAGGTTTAGCCCACATTTCCCTAGGTGTCTATGAATATTAGAAGGTTAAGCCCACATTTCCCTAGGTGTCTATGAATATTAGAAGGTTTAGCCCACATTTCCCTAGGTGTCTATGAATATTAGAGGTCAGCCCACATTTCCCCAGCACCGCATCCCTCAGCTGTCAATCTCAAAAATGTCGTGTCTGCCATTTCCAGAATGTAGTTTTAAACAGAAACTCACGGTTGACCACTGTTTGTGACAAGGATTTCCCTAAAAACAGGCCAATGGATACAGCTACGACCGGAAGTTACTTTTTCGTAGGATaatttacgcagcaggttaggttAAGGTTGGGAAAGGGGTTTGCGAAAATGCTCTCTAAATTCTTAAGAAAGGTATCTTCGTTGCTGTATCGAAATGGCGTGTTTTTAGTAAATATCATGTGACGTTAGTTATTGCCATAAAACAACACGGCTCATGACCAAACGGGGCCATTGCGATTCATGTAAACATATTTGTGACTATATTAAATACTATGACAACCGATTATCAAATAAGGTGAATTTTGTTTACTTACCTTGGCAATTTTCGGACGATCCTCGACCAAAGCTTTCGGCAGCTGTTCGCTGTTGTTTTCAAAATTCCGCGCTCACGGAAACAAGGATGGGCCTGTGACGCCACACCGGAAATTGAGTTTTTATCCACATTTAAAGTAGTAATTTAAGAAATAAACTCCTGCGATAAAAATTACAATATACCGTGTTTATATAATGTACGATATTTTTCACTTATGTTCCGCCTAAAACCATATTAAAATAAAAAGGATATCAGACACGTTTTTCCTGGTCTCCCACAATGCAAAGTTTTATTCAGTCTCTTGAATTTGCGCCAGGCTGTGATGAATCGATGTCTGTCACtctgtttaaataaataaaacatgttaacatttatttaattaggaaagtaatttaagaacaaattcttatttacaatgaccctggccaaacccggacgacgcagggccaattgtgcgccgccctatggaactcacggctggatgtgatacagcctggactcgtatcagggactgtagtggcgcctcttgcactgagatgcagtgcctttagaccactGGGCCACTCGGGAGCGCATTAAAAAATAAATCGACCTCTGTAGGGCAGGCAAAGCCTGTATCAACATTATCAAGAAAAAAagtttatatcaaatcaaatgttattattattggtcacgtacacatatttCGCAATGTTACATTTCGCAGATGTTACctcgagtgtagcgaaatgcttatgttcctagctATGCAGTAATAGCTCCCTAGCAATACAAAAAAACTACACGCAAATCCCAAAATTAAAAAGAAAGAAATTAAGAAATGTTTGAACAAGCAGTGCCAGAGTccgaaatatatatatgtatatgatggtgtgcatagacattatagacagtataTGGATAGAaaagcagtagttatataggatgagcatttactagaatacagtatgtagtgtgtaaaacagtatgtaaacattattcaagtgttcaatgactatgtacatagggcagcagtctttAAGGTGCAGGGTTTAGTAGCAGgatagtaacagtgactaaagttcagggcagggtacttgGCAGAAGCTGGCTAGTGGTGACtacttaacagtctgatgacctggagatagaagctctttttcactctctcggtcccagctttgatgcaccaatGCTGCTTCCTCCTAGACGGTAGCAGGGAAAAAGGCAGTGGCTTGGTTGGTTAAGGTCATATCTGCATCAACATACATGTTAAGAAATCatggtttatttttttatttaacctttatttaactaggcaagtccgttaagaacaaattcttattcataatgacggcctaccaaaacgCAAAAGGCCTCCTTTGGGGAcgggggattaaaaataaaaatataggacaaaacacacatcacgacaagagagacaccacaacactacataaagagaaacctaagacaacaacatagcagcagctcaacatggtagcagcacaatacatggtacaaacattatttgtcacagacaacagcacaaaggcaagaaggtggagacaacaatacatcacacaaagcagccacaactgtcagtaagtgtgtccatgattgagtctatgaatgaagagatggagataaaactgtccagtttgagtgttttttgcagctcattccagtcactagctgcagcaaactgaaaagaggagcgacccagggatgtgtgtgctttggggaccttaaCATAATGTGACTGGTTTATCATAGTACCAGCTATGTCCCTGGAGGTTGACTGTAAAAAAGGGCCTGTTAACTATTTTCCATTTTCATTAGGTATCCCAGTGCTTTTATTGGAGCGTCTGGTTGATATTTTTTCAGTTGGTAAAAATAAGAGCAACATTTTTACTTTTGGGCACCCGAGCCAAAAAGTGTTTGATCTATTTCAGACCTCATTCCGGATTCAACTGGTCAACTACTCGATTAGTTAATTGGGTGTGACAGTTCAGAGCTACAAAATAATTGTGAAATTACCACTTAtcttagggttatggttagaatCCAAAATTACTTTTAAtaataaacaataataataatacatctaGTAATGTTTTACTTTACTATTAGAAACCCATTGTTGTTGCAATGTTCAATTAACCCACCAGAGAATCACTGAATGGGAAAATTATGTAATAAATCAGTAAATGGATCCCGGTAGTTCGACTTGTGCATTTGCGGGAGAACACTATCCTCAGAGGTGGATAGAATGGCTGATATTTAACCAATACAAGTAATAGCCTGTGGAAAATGTACACACAATCGTCCTGTAAATACTTTGTGTAACATGCCTTCAATGCTGCCTGAggaagactctacagtataagtTTAAATGTGTTGCAGTTGTGCATCCTGATGTACAATGCTGCTCTGTTCCTATGTAttcttttgtaaatattttctgttAATAATTCACAAAAGTTTATTGCAGCGTTTAATTCACTCGTTGCCGTAGCAGTTGAATGATTTATGACGGTATTTCAAagacatctctctgtctgtctgtctgtctgtctgtctgtctgtctgtctgtctgtctgtctgtctgtgtctctctctctctctctctctctgtgtctgtgtctctctctctctctcaccttctcactcactctctaactcactctctaactcactcacacacactcggtGCTGTAGTTATGGCCGAGGGAGCAGCTGTTCCTGTTGTTCCAGATAGACCTCATCCACAGCAGTGCGGTGCTGGTGATCCAGCACCTCCAAAGCAACTACAGTTCCTTGACTTAATGACCTCTGTGGATGACCCTCGTCACATATTTTCTCTCGATTTCCCTCTGTGGTTCCAACTTAGCCAGATTGTCTGCA
Above is a genomic segment from Oncorhynchus nerka isolate Pitt River linkage group LG1, Oner_Uvic_2.0, whole genome shotgun sequence containing:
- the spc25 gene encoding kinetochore protein Spc25, which codes for MNCITDANIGNWFSSTMEDIRNKMLFQGTAEMTETGVDWVQTHRKTVRSVLDTCSKKSKDDEIIFETIDSYKTDLENKNVSLVEKRNAIAKRLSEVEGKNEQKSKIIEKIEMIRVEQAKKKELIVSQNKANKDRLKNLNKAKQVFQSRLGLEIRKIHGEKLQFIFRDINQKDSECVYTFMLRISEGGLYQIVSSDPPLDCMAHLEQRLQETNNFSAFLANVRREFLALKPE